Proteins co-encoded in one Hymenobacter swuensis DY53 genomic window:
- a CDS encoding site-2 protease family protein, whose product MPSPTDNAPLLPLPDVQASIHDTTAGLREAEAAFRRYERPPWPRWARYTLHLLLFLVTLLTTTLAGVQLRTGGLDFLPVQLLLQPLANSWAALQPGLAYSLPFLGVLTVHEFGHYFTARYHQIRATLPYFIPLPLGIGTFGAVIRIKDRIFSRREFFDVGLAGPLAGFVVAVGVLAYGFLHLPPQEDIAPFTSIPDFTLAQPLLFQGMAALLADPTRLPHPNELLHYPVLTAGLLALFFTALNLLPIGQLDGGHIVYGLLGPRRAARVSVVLFVGFIFYAGLGLFSLLSDLDTWLYWGAPYALYLWTVFRRAVPTARRAVLLAAAVWLGQVALASGVPGLDGNPGWLLFGLLLARVMGIFHPPAPDERPLSRGRQVLGWLLLGIFVLCFSPSPIVLR is encoded by the coding sequence GTGCCTTCCCCAACCGATAATGCCCCGCTGTTGCCCCTGCCTGATGTACAGGCCTCCATTCACGATACCACGGCCGGGCTACGGGAAGCCGAGGCGGCTTTTCGTCGGTATGAGCGGCCGCCCTGGCCCCGCTGGGCGCGTTACACGCTACATCTGCTGCTGTTTCTGGTTACACTCCTGACCACTACGCTGGCCGGGGTGCAACTGCGCACCGGCGGCCTCGATTTTCTGCCGGTACAGTTGCTGCTGCAGCCGCTGGCCAACAGTTGGGCCGCCCTGCAACCCGGCTTGGCGTATTCGCTGCCGTTTCTAGGGGTGCTGACGGTACACGAGTTCGGGCACTACTTCACGGCCCGTTACCACCAGATTCGGGCCACGCTACCCTACTTCATTCCGCTACCCTTGGGTATCGGCACCTTCGGGGCCGTCATCCGCATCAAGGACCGGATTTTCTCCCGTCGTGAGTTTTTTGATGTGGGTTTAGCCGGGCCGCTGGCCGGCTTTGTGGTGGCGGTGGGGGTGCTGGCTTACGGTTTTTTGCACCTGCCACCGCAGGAAGATATAGCCCCATTTACATCCATTCCAGATTTTACCCTGGCTCAGCCGTTACTTTTTCAGGGCATGGCGGCTCTGCTGGCCGACCCCACCCGGCTGCCGCACCCGAACGAGCTGCTGCACTACCCGGTGCTGACGGCGGGGTTGCTGGCGCTGTTCTTCACGGCCCTGAACCTGCTACCCATCGGGCAGCTCGATGGCGGCCATATTGTGTACGGACTACTGGGGCCGCGCCGGGCGGCGCGGGTATCGGTGGTGCTGTTCGTGGGGTTTATCTTCTATGCCGGACTGGGGCTGTTTTCACTGCTTTCTGACCTTGATACTTGGCTGTACTGGGGCGCGCCGTACGCACTCTACCTCTGGACGGTATTCCGACGGGCTGTGCCCACTGCCCGGCGCGCGGTGCTGCTGGCGGCAGCCGTGTGGCTGGGGCAGGTGGCCCTGGCCTCGGGCGTGCCCGGCCTCGATGGCAACCCGGGCTGGCTGCTATTTGGCCTGCTGCTGGCCCGCGTTATGGGCATTTTCCACCCGCCCGCGCCCGATGAGCGGCCACTTTCTAGGGGGCGCCAAGTGCTGGGCTGGCTGCTACTGGGTATTTTTGTACTCTGCTTCTCCCCTTCTCCTATCGTACTTCGCTGA
- a CDS encoding phosphoglycerate kinase: MKTLDQYNFAGKRAVVRVDFNVPLDKSFAITDDTRIRAATPTIKKILKDGGSVVLLSHLGRPKGGPEDKFSLKHLVARLGQEYGQEVQFAADALQAEVQANALQPGQILLVENVRFYAEEEKGNPEFAAKLAKLGDVYVNDAFGAAHRKHASTAVIAESFAPEDRVGGYLLQGELDNAKKVLEEAERPFTAIMGGAKISDKILIIEKLLDRVDNLLIGGGMAYTFAKAQGGSIGSSLLEADKMDLALELIEKAKAKGVNLLLPTDSLIADKFANDAETKVAANDQIPDGWLGLDLGPDSIKAFSEVVRNSKTILWNGPMGVFELPTFAKGTTAVAQAIADATRESGAFSLIGGGDSAAAVNQLGFADQVSYISTGGGALLEYMEGKELPGVTALG; the protein is encoded by the coding sequence ATGAAAACCCTCGATCAGTACAACTTCGCCGGCAAGCGCGCCGTGGTGCGCGTAGATTTCAACGTGCCGCTCGACAAAAGCTTCGCCATTACCGACGATACCCGCATCCGGGCTGCCACGCCTACTATCAAAAAAATTCTGAAGGATGGTGGTTCCGTGGTGCTGCTCTCGCATCTGGGCCGGCCCAAAGGCGGTCCCGAGGACAAGTTTTCCCTCAAGCATCTGGTGGCCCGTCTAGGCCAAGAGTACGGGCAGGAAGTGCAGTTTGCCGCCGATGCGCTACAGGCAGAAGTTCAGGCTAACGCCCTGCAGCCCGGCCAGATTCTGCTGGTCGAAAACGTGCGTTTCTACGCCGAAGAAGAGAAAGGCAACCCCGAATTTGCTGCCAAGCTGGCCAAGCTCGGCGACGTGTACGTGAACGACGCCTTCGGGGCGGCCCACCGCAAGCACGCCTCCACCGCCGTTATTGCCGAGTCGTTTGCCCCCGAGGACCGCGTGGGCGGCTACCTGCTGCAGGGTGAGCTGGACAACGCCAAAAAGGTGCTGGAAGAAGCTGAGCGCCCCTTCACCGCCATCATGGGCGGGGCCAAGATTTCCGATAAAATCCTCATCATCGAGAAGCTGCTCGACCGGGTGGACAACCTGCTCATCGGCGGCGGCATGGCCTACACGTTTGCCAAAGCCCAGGGCGGCAGCATTGGGAGCTCCTTGCTGGAGGCCGATAAGATGGACCTGGCCCTGGAACTCATCGAGAAGGCCAAAGCTAAAGGCGTAAACCTGCTGCTGCCCACCGACAGCCTCATTGCCGATAAATTCGCCAACGATGCCGAAACCAAGGTGGCCGCCAACGACCAGATTCCCGACGGCTGGCTCGGCCTCGACCTCGGCCCCGACTCCATCAAGGCGTTCAGCGAGGTAGTGCGCAACTCCAAAACCATCCTCTGGAACGGCCCGATGGGCGTGTTCGAACTGCCCACCTTCGCCAAAGGCACCACTGCCGTAGCCCAGGCCATTGCCGACGCCACCCGCGAGTCGGGTGCCTTCAGCCTCATCGGCGGCGGCGACTCGGCCGCGGCCGTCAACCAGCTCGGCTTCGCCGACCAAGTGAGCTACATCAGCACCGGCGGTGGCGCGCTGCTGGAGTACATGGAAGGCAAAGAACTGCCCGGCGTAACGGCGCTAGGGTAG
- a CDS encoding D-alanine--D-alanine ligase family protein: MKIGIFFGGPSREREISFAGGRTVYDNLDKSLFEAVPVFVDSRGNFILLNWEYIYKGTIRDFYPPVSALPHTELPVQMYFESLGELSLEEQDRIILEVGRRVEPRELADLLDFAFLALHGPAGEDGAVQGLLEWYGIPYSGSGILPSAFGIDKIAQKKLLKALDRPTPDFRLITAEEWDAADPQATLEYLVRELGLPLVFKAPRQGSSIGISILREADVAKFATAVERSLFRKTVTQTEWQALSEQQKTVWLQQLVDIRDGIGLPVVLADSSELLAVGASLNDANSQQPTANSQHLIYQPEELLRALDTHLATTEAVRLTSMEGETQVLVESFVQGREFSCIVVEDAAGQPLALPPTEIVKGEEMFDYRSKYLPGLSRKITPIDLPEADIQRIREACEEMFRTFGFQVYARLDGFIGPDGKLFLNDPNTTSGMLPASFFFHQAAEIGLNPSQFLTFLIRTSLAARRRGGLRPVKLAGLLAQLDAAVAARASEERTRTKVAVIMGGYSSERHISVESGRNIYEKLSSSVKYEPVPVFLTGSSQEFRLYVLPINVMLKDNADDIREKVEYMEAGHALHPILERIRREAQGITSTFAGQPTAQPRRVSFEELAGMVDEVFIALHGRPGEDGALQRELERFGLPYNGSGVESSSITINKFETNKRLREAGLRVAEHRMAARLEWDADAESFYRSLETQFPYPFIAKPADDGCSSAVKKIKNRAELEAFTRLIFRSQEDLMPADATTLSLGFKEEFPQKEAFLVETLIDRDGAAHFLEVTGGLLTHWDENGQLKIEVFEASEALATGEVLSLEEKFLAGEGQNITPARYATDLMERQRVSEEVKQELRRVAEILHIQGYARIDAFVRVRQNGAVEVIIIEVNSLPGMTPATCIFHQTALAGYTPYDFIDRILEFGKQRTEKQIPTTHG; the protein is encoded by the coding sequence ATGAAAATTGGCATCTTCTTCGGTGGCCCGTCGCGCGAACGGGAAATCAGCTTCGCGGGCGGCCGCACCGTGTACGATAATCTGGATAAGTCCCTATTTGAGGCCGTGCCCGTGTTTGTGGACAGCCGGGGCAATTTCATCCTGCTGAACTGGGAGTACATCTACAAAGGTACCATCCGCGACTTTTACCCGCCCGTATCGGCGCTGCCGCACACGGAGCTGCCGGTTCAGATGTACTTCGAGAGCCTGGGCGAGCTGAGCCTGGAAGAGCAGGACCGCATCATTTTGGAAGTGGGCCGCCGCGTGGAGCCCCGGGAGCTGGCCGACCTCCTCGATTTCGCCTTCCTGGCCCTGCACGGGCCCGCCGGCGAGGACGGGGCCGTTCAGGGCCTGCTGGAGTGGTACGGCATTCCGTACTCGGGCTCCGGCATCCTGCCCTCGGCCTTCGGTATCGACAAGATTGCCCAGAAGAAACTGCTGAAAGCATTGGACCGGCCCACGCCAGATTTCCGCCTCATCACGGCCGAGGAATGGGACGCGGCCGATCCGCAGGCCACTCTGGAGTATCTGGTACGTGAGCTGGGTCTGCCACTGGTATTCAAAGCCCCGCGTCAAGGCAGCAGCATCGGCATTAGTATTTTGCGCGAAGCCGACGTAGCGAAGTTTGCTACCGCCGTGGAACGTAGCCTGTTCCGCAAAACAGTGACGCAAACGGAGTGGCAGGCACTATCGGAGCAGCAGAAAACCGTGTGGCTCCAGCAGCTGGTGGATATTCGGGATGGGATTGGGCTGCCGGTTGTTTTAGCTGATAGCTCAGAGCTGTTAGCCGTTGGCGCTTCTTTGAATGACGCTAACAGCCAACAGCCAACAGCTAACAGCCAGCACCTCATCTACCAACCCGAGGAACTGCTGCGTGCCCTGGATACGCACCTTGCCACGACCGAAGCCGTGCGCCTGACCAGCATGGAGGGCGAAACTCAGGTGCTGGTGGAGAGCTTCGTGCAGGGCCGCGAGTTTTCCTGCATTGTGGTGGAGGATGCCGCCGGTCAGCCGCTGGCCCTGCCGCCCACAGAGATTGTGAAGGGCGAGGAAATGTTCGACTACCGCTCGAAATACCTGCCCGGCCTCTCCCGCAAAATCACCCCCATCGACCTGCCCGAGGCCGACATCCAGCGCATCCGGGAAGCCTGCGAGGAGATGTTCCGCACCTTCGGTTTTCAGGTATACGCTCGCTTGGACGGCTTTATTGGCCCCGATGGCAAGCTGTTCCTCAACGACCCGAATACTACTTCGGGTATGCTGCCGGCGTCGTTCTTCTTCCACCAGGCGGCCGAAATCGGGCTGAACCCCTCGCAGTTCCTGACGTTCCTGATTCGCACCTCTTTGGCGGCGCGGCGACGCGGCGGGCTGCGGCCGGTAAAGCTGGCGGGCCTGCTGGCGCAACTGGATGCGGCCGTGGCAGCCCGGGCGTCGGAGGAGCGCACGCGCACCAAAGTGGCCGTTATTATGGGCGGCTACTCATCGGAGCGGCACATTTCGGTGGAAAGCGGCCGGAATATCTATGAAAAGCTCAGCTCCTCTGTCAAGTACGAGCCGGTGCCCGTGTTCCTGACCGGCAGCAGTCAGGAGTTCCGCCTCTACGTGCTGCCCATCAACGTGATGCTCAAGGACAACGCCGACGACATCCGCGAGAAGGTGGAGTACATGGAGGCCGGCCACGCGCTGCACCCCATTCTGGAGCGCATCCGCCGCGAGGCCCAGGGCATCACCAGCACCTTTGCCGGTCAGCCCACGGCCCAGCCGCGCCGGGTGAGCTTTGAGGAGCTGGCAGGCATGGTGGACGAGGTGTTTATTGCCCTGCACGGCCGCCCCGGCGAGGACGGCGCGCTGCAACGGGAGTTGGAGAGATTTGGCCTGCCCTACAACGGCTCGGGCGTGGAAAGCTCCAGCATCACCATCAACAAGTTCGAAACCAACAAGCGCCTGCGCGAAGCCGGCCTACGCGTGGCCGAGCACCGCATGGCCGCCCGCCTGGAGTGGGATGCCGATGCCGAGAGCTTCTACCGCAGCCTCGAAACCCAGTTCCCCTACCCATTCATTGCCAAGCCCGCCGACGACGGCTGCTCCTCGGCCGTGAAGAAAATCAAGAACCGGGCGGAGTTGGAGGCCTTCACCCGCCTCATCTTCCGCAGCCAGGAGGACCTTATGCCCGCCGATGCCACCACGCTCAGCCTGGGCTTTAAGGAGGAATTCCCGCAGAAGGAAGCCTTCCTGGTAGAAACCCTGATTGACCGCGACGGCGCGGCCCACTTCCTGGAAGTAACCGGCGGCCTGCTCACGCACTGGGACGAAAACGGCCAATTAAAAATAGAGGTGTTCGAGGCTTCCGAGGCGCTGGCCACCGGCGAGGTGCTGAGTCTGGAAGAGAAGTTCTTGGCCGGCGAAGGTCAGAACATCACCCCGGCCCGCTACGCCACCGACCTCATGGAGCGCCAACGCGTGTCGGAGGAGGTGAAACAGGAGCTTCGCCGGGTGGCTGAAATCCTGCACATCCAGGGCTACGCCCGCATCGATGCCTTTGTACGGGTGCGCCAGAACGGGGCCGTGGAGGTCATCATCATCGAGGTGAACTCCCTGCCCGGCATGACGCCCGCCACCTGCATCTTCCACCAGACGGCCCTGGCCGGCTACACGCCTTACGATTTCATCGACCGGATTCTGGAGTTCGGCAAGCAGCGCACGGAAAAGCAGATACCTACCACCCATGGATAA
- a CDS encoding PASTA domain-containing protein translates to MSFFRSDTPADLLKHVLIIVVATAALVFGFFYVYLPITTNHGETIVVPKVTGMNQADLENYLDERDLAYFVDDSTYDASIKPGTVLTQEPKAGEKVKEGRKIYVSVSMKNPPVIKMPKLTDGSVKNAQMILKSYDLVVGQLKFVPNIQKDAVLKQLVNGKEIAAGAAITKGTRVDLEVGDGLGNQEFPVPNLVNMPADEAKILLVGQGLQVGEIFYQEPEDGQTEGTVVKQRPVPGPGTTIRMGQLVDLWVAGSEPVKAVD, encoded by the coding sequence ATGTCCTTTTTCCGTTCCGATACGCCGGCCGACCTGCTCAAGCACGTGCTCATCATTGTGGTAGCCACGGCGGCCTTGGTGTTCGGGTTCTTTTACGTGTACCTGCCCATCACCACCAACCATGGCGAAACCATTGTGGTACCGAAGGTCACCGGTATGAACCAGGCCGACTTGGAGAACTACCTCGACGAGCGGGACTTGGCCTATTTCGTGGACGACAGCACCTACGACGCCAGCATCAAGCCCGGCACGGTGCTTACGCAGGAGCCCAAGGCCGGCGAGAAGGTGAAGGAAGGCCGCAAGATTTACGTGTCGGTTTCAATGAAGAATCCACCCGTTATCAAGATGCCCAAGCTCACCGACGGCTCGGTGAAAAACGCCCAAATGATCCTCAAAAGCTATGATCTGGTGGTAGGCCAGTTGAAATTCGTGCCTAACATTCAGAAGGATGCGGTGCTGAAGCAGCTGGTAAACGGCAAGGAAATAGCGGCCGGCGCGGCCATCACCAAAGGCACCCGCGTAGACCTGGAAGTGGGCGACGGCCTGGGCAACCAGGAATTTCCGGTGCCCAACCTCGTGAACATGCCCGCCGATGAGGCCAAAATCCTGCTCGTGGGCCAAGGCCTGCAGGTGGGCGAAATCTTCTATCAGGAGCCCGAGGACGGCCAGACGGAAGGCACCGTGGTAAAGCAGCGCCCCGTACCCGGCCCCGGCACCACCATCCGGATGGGCCAACTGGTGGATCTGTGGGTGGCCGGCAGTGAGCCGGTAAAGGCGGTAGATTAA
- a CDS encoding T9SS type A sorting domain-containing protein, whose product MTDLLRFLLGTAGLFGLVTLSGQAQVVQPLGAEPVHLTPAPTTTQRPAALALPFLDDFASQPEGAPAVARWEPAGGALINNRFPRRPISRGVATLDGLDGRGRPRGTVSMVGDADTLTSQPLNLSGLTTGSNVFLSFFWQAGTLVGPPSPSGTRPIALYVDFKDAADQWQQVWQLRSPADTTNFRFKALAVNQAAFLHDDFQFRFRVSGYLYNARDAWSVDYVRLDRNRTATDSAYRDIAISKPLPSALKRFAAMPVTQFNLNPTQELNDRTATSINNLDAGPAPTPISWEGYLETLPDNTSRRFLTGGRSLDAGLRQQPITGNPRLATLPATAAAKQLRQRVVLISNETNPLTLPNDTISRVTDLTDYYAYDDGTAEATLSLAPASTGPASYHALRFDLNRPDQIRAIRLAPLLLTAGGRTITVNIWEDNGSGQPAATPKASKSFTIPTSLPAGQVFIEIPFDNPVPVSGRFYAGYGHPPTLQFVQFQVDLNNAPPANTFFRNEFGAWSVASTATPGGYTPAGSLMLRPVTTGVVTGTAAPAGVAAAYQLYPNPTTDGQVQVVGRYVRALVLDAVGRVVWEQPANQAGQPILQVPLPAGLYFVRLSLPDGQTVTKRLSIAQP is encoded by the coding sequence ATGACTGATTTGTTACGCTTTTTGCTTGGTACTGCCGGGCTGTTCGGCCTGGTCACGTTATCGGGCCAGGCCCAGGTAGTGCAGCCGCTGGGGGCTGAGCCTGTTCACCTTACCCCTGCCCCGACGACAACGCAACGCCCTGCTGCCCTGGCGTTGCCTTTTTTGGATGACTTTGCAAGCCAACCGGAAGGCGCCCCGGCAGTAGCCCGCTGGGAACCGGCCGGCGGGGCCCTCATCAACAACCGCTTCCCGCGCCGACCCATCAGCCGGGGCGTGGCCACCCTGGACGGGCTGGATGGCCGGGGCCGGCCTCGGGGCACCGTTTCGATGGTGGGCGACGCGGACACGCTCACGTCCCAGCCCCTGAATCTGAGTGGCCTGACAACGGGCAGCAACGTGTTTCTGAGCTTTTTCTGGCAGGCCGGCACGCTGGTAGGGCCACCCTCGCCCAGCGGTACGCGGCCCATTGCGCTGTATGTCGATTTTAAGGACGCAGCTGATCAGTGGCAGCAGGTCTGGCAGCTGCGCAGCCCCGCCGACACCACCAATTTCCGGTTTAAGGCCCTGGCCGTGAATCAGGCGGCCTTCCTGCACGATGATTTTCAATTCCGCTTCCGGGTGAGCGGCTACCTATACAATGCCCGCGACGCCTGGAGCGTGGACTACGTACGCCTAGACCGCAACCGCACCGCCACCGACTCGGCCTACCGGGATATTGCCATCAGCAAGCCGCTGCCCAGTGCCTTGAAGCGCTTTGCGGCCATGCCCGTGACGCAGTTCAATCTCAACCCCACGCAGGAACTCAACGACCGGACCGCCACCAGCATCAACAACCTTGACGCCGGCCCTGCTCCCACGCCTATCAGCTGGGAAGGCTATCTGGAGACGCTGCCGGACAATACCAGCCGCCGCTTTCTTACCGGTGGCCGTTCTCTTGATGCCGGGCTGCGCCAGCAGCCCATTACGGGCAATCCGCGTCTGGCTACGCTGCCTGCCACTGCGGCGGCCAAGCAGCTACGGCAGCGGGTGGTACTCATCAGCAACGAAACCAACCCGCTCACGCTGCCCAACGACACCATTAGCCGCGTTACGGACCTGACCGACTACTACGCCTACGACGATGGCACCGCCGAAGCCACCCTCAGCCTAGCTCCGGCCTCTACTGGGCCAGCCAGCTACCACGCGCTACGCTTCGACCTGAACCGCCCCGACCAGATTCGGGCTATCCGGCTAGCGCCATTGCTCCTCACGGCGGGAGGGCGGACTATTACGGTTAACATCTGGGAGGATAACGGCAGTGGCCAGCCCGCCGCCACACCCAAAGCCAGCAAAAGCTTTACCATTCCTACCTCTCTACCAGCCGGGCAAGTGTTTATCGAAATTCCCTTCGATAATCCAGTGCCGGTGAGCGGTCGGTTTTATGCCGGTTATGGCCATCCACCGACACTTCAATTCGTGCAGTTTCAAGTGGACTTGAATAACGCTCCGCCTGCCAACACGTTTTTCCGTAACGAATTTGGCGCATGGAGTGTAGCCTCTACGGCTACCCCTGGCGGCTACACTCCCGCCGGCTCCTTGATGCTCCGGCCGGTGACGACCGGCGTGGTAACCGGCACGGCCGCTCCGGCTGGCGTGGCAGCGGCCTATCAGCTCTATCCCAATCCGACTACCGATGGGCAGGTACAGGTAGTAGGCCGCTACGTCCGGGCCTTGGTCCTGGATGCAGTTGGCCGCGTGGTATGGGAGCAGCCGGCCAATCAGGCGGGCCAACCGATACTGCAGGTGCCGCTGCCGGCTGGGCTGTATTTCGTGCGGCTAAGTCTGCCCGATGGCCAGACGGTCACGAAGCGGCTATCCATTGCCCAACCCTAA
- a CDS encoding rhodanese-like domain-containing protein has product MNDITSPELKERQHNGTAPVIIDVRETWENEESHISGSRNIPLGELPGKLDELEDLKHQEIVVHCKSGGRSASAKAFLVQHGFDHVRNLLGGMQGYQQA; this is encoded by the coding sequence ATGAACGACATCACCTCCCCCGAGCTGAAAGAGCGCCAGCATAATGGCACGGCCCCCGTTATTATTGATGTGCGCGAAACCTGGGAGAACGAAGAAAGCCATATCAGCGGCAGCCGCAACATTCCGCTGGGCGAGCTGCCCGGCAAGCTTGATGAGTTGGAAGATCTCAAGCACCAGGAAATTGTGGTGCATTGCAAAAGCGGTGGCCGTTCGGCCTCGGCCAAAGCCTTCCTGGTCCAGCACGGGTTCGACCATGTGCGCAACCTTCTCGGAGGTATGCAGGGCTACCAACAGGCTTAA
- a CDS encoding MarR family winged helix-turn-helix transcriptional regulator — protein MTATPLSPADQNPLQKLENQLCFPLYAASRMLTKAYLPLLQELDLTYPQYLVLLLLWEHQELTVKELGDNLLLDSGTLTPLLKRMEQKQWVSRRRDPRDERSVIIGLQPAGTALRRQACHIPEQLFARLGMPQAEFEALRDQLTQLLTRLQ, from the coding sequence ATGACTGCAACGCCTCTTTCTCCCGCTGACCAGAACCCGCTACAGAAGCTGGAAAACCAATTGTGCTTCCCGTTGTACGCTGCTTCCCGGATGCTCACAAAGGCGTATCTGCCGCTGCTGCAGGAGTTGGACTTGACGTACCCGCAGTACCTGGTGCTGCTGCTGCTGTGGGAGCACCAGGAGCTGACGGTAAAGGAGCTGGGCGACAACCTGCTGCTGGATTCCGGTACGCTCACGCCCTTGCTCAAGCGCATGGAGCAGAAGCAGTGGGTAAGCCGCCGCCGCGACCCGCGCGACGAGCGGTCGGTCATCATCGGGTTGCAACCGGCCGGTACGGCATTGCGCCGACAGGCCTGCCACATCCCCGAGCAGCTGTTTGCTAGGCTGGGCATGCCCCAAGCCGAGTTTGAAGCCCTGCGCGACCAGCTCACCCAACTACTTACCCGGCTGCAATAG
- a CDS encoding organic hydroperoxide resistance protein, giving the protein MKIEKIFTAQAKAKGGRDGAITTSNDVLNLNLSTPKEMGGPGKTGATNPEQLFAAGYAACFEGALGVAARQAGVKLNDVTVEALIGFGKAEDGGYGISADLHVNLPGFEQAQAEQLVEAAHGICPYSRATKGNIEVNLTTTTDNA; this is encoded by the coding sequence ATGAAAATCGAGAAAATCTTCACGGCTCAGGCCAAAGCCAAAGGTGGCCGCGACGGCGCCATCACTACCAGCAACGATGTGCTGAACCTCAACCTGAGCACGCCGAAGGAAATGGGCGGCCCCGGCAAAACCGGTGCTACCAACCCCGAGCAGCTGTTTGCGGCTGGTTACGCTGCCTGCTTCGAGGGCGCGCTGGGCGTAGCCGCCCGCCAGGCCGGCGTGAAGCTGAACGATGTGACGGTGGAAGCCCTCATCGGTTTCGGCAAAGCCGAAGATGGTGGCTACGGCATTTCGGCCGACCTGCACGTAAACCTGCCCGGCTTCGAGCAGGCCCAGGCTGAGCAACTGGTAGAAGCAGCCCACGGCATTTGTCCTTACTCGCGCGCTACCAAAGGCAATATTGAAGTAAACCTCACGACTACCACCGACAACGCCTAA
- a CDS encoding NADP-dependent oxidoreductase — MKTNTILLASRPQGEPTAAQFQFEIREVPAPKAGEVLLKTRYVSVDPYMRGRMSAAKSYVAPFEVGQPIAGGVVAEVVESQAESLPVGSIVVGNLPWQEYSVAPAASLNHVPADQAPISYFLGLLGMPGLTAYFGLLDICQPKPGETVVVSGAAGAVGMVVGQLAKIKGARVIGTAGSDEKVAYLKQLGFDEAINYKTADVAQALAAAAPNGVDCYFDNVGGVITDAVYDLLNKHARIALCGQISTYNNTEAPVGPRPEGKLLKTSTRLQGFIVSDYLPQWPAGVKQLTEWYGQGKLQFEETITEGFEQIPAAFLGLFKGDNTGKAIVKVA; from the coding sequence ATGAAAACCAACACCATTCTGCTGGCTAGTCGGCCCCAAGGCGAGCCGACAGCGGCCCAGTTTCAGTTTGAAATCCGCGAAGTGCCCGCGCCCAAAGCCGGCGAAGTACTGCTAAAAACCCGCTACGTCAGCGTCGACCCCTACATGCGGGGCCGCATGAGTGCCGCCAAATCATACGTGGCGCCGTTTGAGGTGGGCCAGCCCATTGCCGGCGGCGTAGTGGCCGAGGTGGTGGAAAGTCAGGCCGAAAGCCTACCTGTGGGTAGCATTGTGGTGGGCAACCTGCCCTGGCAGGAATACAGCGTGGCCCCGGCCGCCAGCCTCAACCACGTACCCGCCGACCAGGCCCCCATCAGCTACTTCCTGGGGTTGCTGGGGATGCCCGGCCTCACGGCTTACTTCGGGCTGCTCGACATCTGCCAGCCCAAGCCGGGCGAAACGGTGGTGGTATCAGGAGCGGCCGGCGCGGTAGGCATGGTAGTGGGCCAGCTAGCCAAAATCAAAGGCGCCCGCGTGATTGGCACGGCCGGCTCCGACGAGAAAGTGGCCTACCTCAAGCAGCTGGGCTTCGATGAGGCCATCAACTACAAAACCGCCGACGTGGCCCAGGCCCTGGCTGCCGCCGCGCCCAACGGCGTGGATTGCTACTTCGATAACGTGGGCGGCGTCATCACCGATGCCGTGTACGATCTGCTCAACAAGCACGCCCGCATTGCCCTCTGCGGCCAGATTTCCACCTACAACAACACCGAAGCGCCCGTGGGGCCACGCCCCGAGGGCAAGTTGCTCAAAACAAGCACTCGGCTCCAGGGATTCATCGTGAGCGACTACCTGCCTCAGTGGCCCGCGGGCGTGAAGCAGCTCACCGAATGGTACGGCCAGGGCAAGCTGCAGTTTGAGGAAACCATTACCGAGGGTTTCGAGCAGATTCCGGCCGCTTTCCTGGGCCTGTTCAAGGGCGACAACACTGGCAAGGCCATCGTGAAAGTGGCCTAG
- a CDS encoding putative quinol monooxygenase, producing the protein MSTTAEIICVAAEWRTRPEHVDTICRLMREAATAVRAHEPGNLLYVAHQDPKDPAHFLFYEQYANQAALDAHVASAHYKELVAAQIVPLLTERNVTLYRLLA; encoded by the coding sequence ATGTCAACTACCGCTGAAATCATCTGCGTGGCCGCCGAATGGCGCACCCGGCCCGAGCACGTGGACACCATTTGCCGCCTGATGCGCGAGGCCGCCACCGCCGTGCGCGCCCACGAGCCGGGCAACCTGCTGTACGTGGCCCACCAGGACCCCAAGGACCCGGCGCACTTCCTGTTCTACGAGCAGTATGCCAACCAGGCCGCGCTGGACGCCCACGTGGCCTCGGCGCACTACAAAGAGCTGGTGGCGGCCCAGATTGTCCCGCTCCTCACCGAGCGCAACGTGACGCTTTACCGGTTGCTGGCCTAG